A single window of Sphingobacteriales bacterium DNA harbors:
- the porU gene encoding type IX secretion system sortase PorU, translating to MHQTKNTNLFLTNIYLFVVLFLHNSVAISKDDITIDANIIGNNVSFNNAYKENLQQILPYYIHNFKISSNNFEYQIDNLIYESSDINISSISNLPATLVISKFVTNEKSGNKGNLIINPYKINFGKLEILKSFTVNIFENSDGLRIGESQQSYTSNSMLANGKWYKFGVEKAGIHKLDYSFLKQLGVNLSSLNPNNIRIFGQDGGMLPELAGATRTDDIQEYAIKVVSANSSTFQDGDYILVYTPGPDVWKYDIQKQQFKLTKHLYSATQNLFLTTDLGSGKRINSINGNALTENYTSNAYDALAFVEVETENIAHSGRVFVGDRFTNQTTKNYTFNFPNIIPSQAIKIWTNVVAVSGTSSIMQISEGSNIRNINLSPLQQETQGIFSYGMPQDATFSFANPSSNYTLNYIYQTNDFSGKAFLDYINLQARCNLVYNGTPLYFRDIQSVGSSKITKFTISNINSNVEIWDITNPFDVVKINYTTIGSQAVFTANTDSLKEFAVFENTSNTPIALGSVGNQNLHALSAQDYVIITRQKFLSYAEEIAQLHRSKENMRVVVVDIEQVYNEFSSGTNDITAIRNFVKMFYDRATQSQDLPKYLLLFGDGSYNNRELGDFNLPTYQSKNSFKALQTFTSDDYFGILDDAEGNNIENTSLDLIDIGVGRIPAISTSSAKAITDKIKNYYEVSDYGDWRTQLTFIADDEDGNLHLTQADNIAEYTKNQIPKYNIDKIYLDAFTQQNSISGATYPGANLALNSKVSSGTLLINYIGHGGGSGWAQEALLRISDIEKWNNSNKLPLFITATCEFTRYDEPNEHSAGELIILKENSGSAALVSTTRLVFASENFDMNRNFMQQITQAALQTDIKIGDILRLAKRVTFTGDGNRKFSLFGDPAMRLAFPKNNIEITSINGLNTDTLKALKNITITGAVKDMSNNIMSDFNGVATITIYDKSKTMNTLANDPQSSAYPFQLQKNKIVRAKTNVTNGIFQVNFTVPKDIEYNFGNGKISSYANSNTTDAIGVDNNIIIGGIDTTSIQDNKGPDIEAFLNDENFAFGGITDENPTLLLTLFDENGINTTGNGIGHDITAILDNNTKNIYTLNDYYEPELNNIRKGKVSFPLDKVSKGRHTLNIEAWDIFNNNGKTYTEFVVEQNATLALTHVLNYPNPFTTKTTFMFEHNKPNQELDLKIEIFSVTGKIVKTIFQTINSVGYRVSDIVWDGKDEFGDPIGRGVYVYKVSLKDNFGGKTSQYQKLVILK from the coding sequence ATGCACCAAACGAAAAACACAAATCTATTTTTAACAAATATTTATCTATTTGTAGTCCTGTTTTTACACAATTCAGTTGCTATATCAAAAGATGACATTACAATAGATGCTAATATAATAGGCAATAATGTTAGTTTTAATAATGCTTATAAAGAAAATCTACAACAAATATTACCATACTATATTCACAATTTCAAGATTAGTAGCAATAATTTTGAGTATCAGATTGATAACTTAATTTATGAATCTTCTGATATTAATATTAGTTCTATTTCAAATTTACCTGCTACTTTAGTAATATCAAAGTTTGTAACTAATGAGAAAAGTGGCAACAAAGGCAATCTAATCATCAATCCATACAAAATAAACTTTGGGAAATTAGAAATTTTAAAATCATTTACAGTAAATATTTTTGAGAATTCAGATGGACTAAGAATAGGCGAAAGCCAACAATCATATACATCTAATTCAATGCTAGCAAATGGTAAATGGTATAAATTTGGTGTTGAAAAAGCAGGAATACACAAATTAGACTATAGCTTTTTAAAACAATTAGGTGTTAATCTTTCTAGCTTAAATCCAAATAATATAAGAATTTTTGGGCAAGATGGTGGAATGCTTCCAGAACTTGCTGGCGCAACTAGAACAGATGACATTCAAGAATATGCTATAAAAGTAGTAAGTGCCAATAGTTCTACGTTCCAAGATGGTGATTATATTTTGGTGTATACGCCTGGTCCAGATGTTTGGAAATATGATATACAGAAACAACAATTCAAATTAACAAAACACCTTTATTCAGCTACACAGAATTTATTTTTAACTACAGATTTAGGTAGTGGAAAAAGAATAAACTCAATTAATGGAAATGCATTAACTGAAAATTATACTTCTAATGCTTATGATGCACTTGCATTTGTTGAAGTTGAAACAGAAAATATAGCACATTCTGGTAGAGTTTTTGTTGGCGATAGATTTACAAACCAAACAACTAAAAACTATACTTTTAATTTCCCAAATATTATACCATCACAAGCAATAAAAATTTGGACTAATGTTGTGGCAGTTTCTGGCACTAGTAGTATTATGCAAATATCAGAAGGTAGTAATATTAGAAATATAAATTTAAGTCCATTACAACAAGAAACACAAGGAATTTTTAGCTATGGAATGCCTCAAGATGCAACATTTTCATTTGCAAATCCAAGTAGCAACTACACACTAAATTATATTTATCAAACCAATGATTTTTCTGGCAAAGCCTTTTTAGATTATATAAACTTACAAGCACGGTGCAATTTAGTCTATAATGGCACACCATTATATTTCAGAGACATTCAAAGTGTTGGTTCATCAAAAATCACTAAGTTCACAATATCAAACATTAATAGTAATGTAGAAATTTGGGATATTACTAATCCATTCGATGTTGTAAAAATAAATTACACCACAATAGGCAGTCAAGCTGTATTTACAGCAAATACAGATAGCTTAAAAGAATTTGCAGTATTTGAAAATACAAGCAATACACCAATTGCTTTAGGTAGCGTAGGCAACCAAAACTTACACGCTTTGAGTGCTCAAGATTATGTTATCATAACAAGACAAAAATTTCTATCTTATGCAGAAGAAATTGCACAACTACACAGAAGTAAAGAAAATATGCGTGTTGTGGTTGTTGATATTGAGCAAGTCTATAACGAATTTTCATCTGGCACAAATGACATTACTGCAATTAGAAATTTTGTAAAAATGTTTTACGATAGAGCAACACAAAGTCAAGATTTACCTAAATACTTATTATTATTTGGTGATGGCTCATACAACAACAGAGAATTAGGCGATTTTAACCTTCCAACTTATCAAAGTAAAAATTCTTTCAAAGCATTGCAAACATTTACAAGCGATGATTATTTTGGAATTTTAGATGATGCTGAAGGAAATAACATTGAAAATACTTCATTAGATTTAATAGATATTGGCGTAGGTAGAATACCAGCAATCAGTACTAGTAGTGCAAAAGCAATCACAGATAAAATAAAAAACTACTATGAAGTTTCTGATTATGGAGATTGGCGTACACAACTTACATTTATAGCAGATGATGAAGATGGAAATTTACACCTAACACAAGCTGATAATATTGCAGAATACACAAAAAATCAAATACCAAAGTACAATATTGATAAAATTTATTTAGATGCATTTACACAACAAAATAGCATCAGTGGTGCAACTTATCCTGGCGCAAATCTTGCACTGAATAGCAAAGTATCTAGTGGTACGCTATTAATAAATTATATTGGACATGGTGGTGGTAGTGGATGGGCACAAGAAGCATTACTTAGAATTTCTGATATTGAAAAGTGGAATAACAGCAACAAACTACCTTTATTTATTACTGCCACATGCGAATTTACAAGATACGATGAGCCTAATGAACATTCTGCAGGTGAACTAATAATATTAAAAGAAAATAGTGGTTCAGCTGCATTGGTTTCTACTACAAGATTAGTGTTTGCAAGTGAAAATTTTGATATGAATAGAAATTTCATGCAACAAATAACACAAGCAGCTTTGCAAACTGATATAAAAATTGGAGATATCTTAAGATTAGCCAAAAGAGTTACATTTACTGGTGATGGTAATAGAAAATTTTCATTATTTGGCGACCCAGCTATGCGTTTGGCATTTCCTAAAAATAATATAGAAATCACATCTATCAATGGTCTTAATACTGATACATTAAAAGCACTAAAAAACATTACAATTACTGGTGCAGTCAAAGACATGAGTAACAATATAATGTCAGATTTTAATGGCGTTGCAACAATTACGATATACGATAAATCTAAAACCATGAACACTTTGGCAAATGACCCACAAAGCTCAGCATATCCATTTCAGCTGCAAAAAAATAAAATTGTTAGAGCAAAGACTAATGTAACAAATGGTATTTTTCAAGTTAATTTTACTGTACCAAAAGATATTGAATATAATTTTGGAAACGGAAAAATATCATCCTATGCAAACAGCAATACAACAGATGCTATTGGTGTAGACAATAATATTATAATTGGTGGCATAGATACCACATCTATACAAGATAATAAAGGACCAGACATAGAAGCTTTTTTAAATGATGAGAATTTTGCATTTGGTGGCATCACTGATGAAAATCCGACACTACTACTTACTTTATTTGATGAAAATGGCATCAATACAACTGGAAATGGCATAGGACATGATATTACTGCAATATTAGACAACAATACAAAAAACATCTATACATTAAATGATTACTACGAACCAGAATTAAACAATATAAGAAAAGGTAAAGTCTCTTTTCCTTTAGATAAAGTAAGTAAAGGAAGACATACACTAAATATTGAAGCTTGGGATATATTTAATAATAATGGAAAAACATACACAGAATTTGTAGTAGAACAAAATGCAACTTTGGCATTGACACATGTACTTAACTATCCAAATCCATTTACTACAAAAACTACGTTTATGTTTGAGCACAACAAACCAAACCAAGAATTAGATTTAAAAATTGAAATATTTTCTGTAACTGGTAAAATTGTAAAGACAATTTTTCAGACTATAAATTCAGTTGGCTACAGAGTGTCGGACATAGTTTGGGATGGCAAAGATGAGTTTGGTGATCCAATTGGACGTGGCGTTTATGTGTATAAAGTGTCTTTAAAGGATAATTTTGGTGGAAAAACTAGCCAATACCAGAAATTAGTGATATTGAAATAA
- a CDS encoding SUMF1/EgtB/PvdO family nonheme iron enzyme, translated as MRKIVFISIVALIFASSCKGGKDKAASSSTTGWNYNDKEWGGFQVAEETQQITGPNLVLVEGGTFVMGATEDNLLYEFDNVQRRVTVSSFYMDETEVTNVAYREYTYWLQRVFGTDHPEFVSAAKPDSLCWRRNLAYNEPYVKYYFTHPSYNSYPVVGVTWLQATEYCKWRTDRVNEFLLIKKGYLANNPNQVNEDNFNTEAYMAGMYQGTTGEKQGIENLGPEGGVRNVNMSDGILLPDYRLPTEAEWEYAALGLRGNMPLQGEEVVSDRRIYPWDGATFRYQIHGKQQGNFLANFMRGRGDYMGVAGALNDNAEITSDVYANYPNDFGLFNMAGNVNEWVQDVYRPMTEAFADDLNTFRGNDFMKQSEEEGLDEKGRIKYVRQSDEELANRINYRKAFALDYNDGDSSSFVSYNYGISTLVNNKSRVYKGGSWRDRGYYLSPGTRRFVNEDQSSDDIGFRCAMVRVGSQDGNMFGGQAFKEMQKVVTKNQKARKL; from the coding sequence ATGAGAAAAATTGTTTTTATATCAATAGTAGCTTTAATCTTTGCAAGTTCATGTAAAGGTGGAAAGGACAAAGCAGCAAGTTCATCTACTACAGGTTGGAACTACAACGACAAAGAATGGGGTGGTTTTCAAGTAGCTGAAGAAACTCAACAAATTACTGGACCAAATCTAGTATTAGTAGAAGGTGGTACATTTGTAATGGGTGCAACAGAAGATAACTTATTATATGAGTTTGATAACGTTCAAAGAAGAGTAACAGTATCGTCATTTTATATGGATGAAACTGAAGTAACAAACGTAGCCTACAGAGAATACACATATTGGTTACAGAGAGTGTTTGGTACAGATCATCCAGAGTTTGTTAGTGCTGCAAAACCTGACTCATTATGTTGGAGAAGAAATCTAGCTTATAATGAGCCATATGTAAAATATTATTTTACTCATCCATCTTACAATAGCTATCCAGTTGTTGGTGTAACTTGGTTACAAGCTACAGAATATTGCAAATGGAGAACAGATAGAGTAAATGAGTTCTTATTAATTAAAAAAGGATATTTAGCAAATAATCCAAACCAAGTTAATGAAGACAACTTTAACACTGAAGCATATATGGCTGGAATGTATCAAGGTACAACAGGCGAAAAACAAGGTATTGAAAACTTAGGACCAGAAGGTGGTGTAAGAAACGTAAACATGTCTGATGGTATTTTATTACCAGATTATAGACTACCAACAGAAGCAGAATGGGAATATGCTGCATTAGGTCTTAGAGGAAATATGCCATTACAAGGAGAAGAAGTAGTTTCTGATAGAAGAATTTATCCTTGGGATGGTGCTACATTTAGATACCAAATTCATGGCAAACAACAAGGTAATTTCTTAGCAAACTTTATGAGAGGAAGAGGTGATTATATGGGTGTTGCTGGTGCCTTGAATGATAATGCTGAAATAACATCAGATGTTTATGCAAACTATCCTAATGACTTTGGATTGTTTAATATGGCAGGAAACGTAAATGAGTGGGTACAGGACGTATATAGACCAATGACTGAAGCATTCGCTGATGACCTAAATACATTTAGAGGTAATGATTTCATGAAACAGTCTGAAGAAGAAGGATTAGACGAAAAAGGTAGAATTAAATATGTTCGTCAAAGTGATGAGGAATTAGCTAATAGAATAAATTATAGAAAAGCATTTGCATTAGATTACAATGACGGTGATTCATCTTCATTTGTTTCTTATAATTATGGTATATCTACTTTAGTTAATAATAAATCTAGAGTATACAAAGGTGGTTCTTGGAGAGATAGAGGTTATTATTTATCACCAGGTACAAGAAGATTTGTGAATGAAGATCAATCTTCTGATGATATTGGATTTAGATGTGCAATGGTTAGAGTTGGTTCTCAAGATGGAAACATGTTTGGTGGTCAAGCTTTTAAAGAAATGCAAAAAGTGGTTACTAAAAACCAAAAAGCAAGAAAATTATAA
- a CDS encoding UDP-N-acetylmuramoyl-tripeptide--D-alanyl-D-alanine ligase, whose product MINNIFNLYQKFLESNGVTTDTRSIKQNQIFFALKGDNFNANQFAQKALEIGASYVVIDDEVYNIDVRCILVENVLHTLQQLALHHRRQIQLKALLAITGSNGKTTTKELVHAVIKEQYKTHATKGNLNNHIGIPITLLEMPLDTEIAIIEMGANHQNEIAQYCTYTEPTHGIITNIGKAHLEGFGGVDGIIKGKGELFDYLTKNNGTAIYNADDAILCKMIEDKQIKNKYAYSVNQVNIVQEFPNIIVESDTQNIKTNLFGKYNLSNVLCAIKIGQLFQISIEKIKQGIENYFPNNKRSELIEKEGYQLILDYYNANPTSMQHALENFSLSKNKNRIVILGDMFELGNNASEEHQHIAKLAEDLNFEKIVLVGKNFKNVIVNKAIKFDTSDEAKIWFKSKDKLNSEILIKGSRGMKMENILSE is encoded by the coding sequence ATGATAAATAATATTTTCAATCTATATCAAAAGTTTTTAGAAAGCAATGGTGTTACAACAGATACCAGAAGTATAAAGCAAAACCAAATCTTCTTTGCTTTGAAAGGCGATAATTTTAATGCAAACCAATTTGCTCAAAAAGCTTTAGAAATAGGCGCATCTTATGTCGTTATTGATGATGAAGTATATAATATTGATGTAAGATGCATATTAGTTGAAAATGTATTACATACTTTGCAGCAGTTGGCATTACACCACAGAAGACAAATCCAATTAAAAGCATTGCTTGCAATAACTGGTTCTAATGGAAAAACAACTACAAAGGAATTGGTACATGCTGTTATTAAAGAGCAGTATAAAACGCACGCCACAAAAGGCAATCTAAATAATCATATTGGAATTCCAATTACATTATTAGAAATGCCATTAGATACAGAAATTGCAATCATAGAAATGGGTGCAAACCATCAAAATGAGATAGCACAATATTGCACATACACAGAGCCAACACATGGAATTATTACAAATATTGGAAAGGCACATTTGGAAGGTTTTGGTGGTGTAGATGGTATCATCAAAGGGAAAGGCGAGTTGTTTGATTATCTAACTAAAAATAATGGAACAGCAATTTATAATGCAGATGATGCCATTCTTTGCAAGATGATAGAAGATAAGCAAATAAAGAATAAATACGCTTATTCAGTAAATCAAGTAAATATTGTGCAAGAATTTCCGAATATTATTGTAGAATCTGATACGCAAAATATTAAAACAAATTTATTTGGCAAGTACAATTTAAGTAATGTATTGTGTGCCATAAAAATTGGTCAGTTATTTCAAATTTCAATAGAAAAAATCAAACAAGGTATTGAAAATTATTTTCCAAATAACAAACGTTCAGAGCTAATTGAAAAAGAAGGCTATCAATTGATATTAGATTACTACAATGCAAATCCAACGAGCATGCAGCATGCTTTAGAAAATTTTAGTTTAAGCAAGAATAAGAACAGAATTGTAATTTTAGGAGATATGTTTGAGCTAGGCAACAATGCATCTGAAGAACATCAACATATTGCTAAACTTGCAGAAGATTTGAACTTTGAAAAAATAGTACTTGTTGGAAAGAATTTTAAAAATGTAATTGTAAATAAAGCCATAAAATTCGATACTTCTGATGAAGCTAAAATATGGTTTAAATCTAAAGATAAATTGAATAGTGAAATTTTGATAAAAGGCTCAAGAGGTATGAAAATGGAAAATATTCTATCGGAATAA
- the aroB gene encoding 3-dehydroquinate synthase — protein MNCIQLQDYNIVFDNNFEELKSFLAINQYTKKIVLVDENTKQYCLPILEKNISIDVIIEIKSGEENKNITTCELIWKALIDETVDRNAVFINLGGGVIGDMGGFAASCYKPGIDFIQLPTIVLSQVDSSIGGKLGIDFKYGKNLIGLFQNPVLVFIYNDFLKTLEKRQYINGFAEILKHALIFNSTQWEQLKEIDIFNDDISALMYQSLLIKKNVVEEDPKEKGLRKILNFGHTIGHAIEAYSIEHTAHPLLHGEAIAIGMIAEAYLSHQKTDLSENELADIVQLILQYFPKQDIASYPIENIIQLMLMDKKNKGNDIQAALLTSIGACAYNISIDEEDIIDGINFYINL, from the coding sequence ATGAATTGCATACAACTACAAGACTACAATATAGTTTTTGACAATAATTTTGAAGAATTAAAATCTTTTTTAGCCATCAATCAGTACACAAAAAAAATTGTATTGGTTGATGAAAATACAAAACAATATTGTCTTCCAATCTTAGAAAAAAACATAAGCATAGATGTTATAATTGAAATAAAATCTGGTGAAGAAAATAAAAACATTACAACTTGTGAATTGATTTGGAAAGCACTAATTGATGAAACTGTAGATAGAAATGCTGTTTTTATTAATTTGGGTGGTGGTGTAATTGGTGACATGGGTGGCTTTGCTGCAAGTTGCTACAAACCTGGCATAGATTTTATACAATTACCTACAATTGTGCTTTCGCAAGTAGATTCGTCTATTGGTGGCAAATTAGGTATAGATTTTAAGTATGGTAAAAACCTAATTGGGCTATTTCAAAATCCTGTTCTTGTTTTTATTTATAATGATTTTCTAAAGACATTAGAAAAAAGACAATACATTAATGGTTTTGCTGAAATATTGAAACATGCTTTGATTTTTAATTCAACTCAGTGGGAACAACTGAAAGAGATTGACATTTTTAATGATGATATTTCTGCATTGATGTATCAATCTTTATTGATTAAAAAAAATGTGGTGGAGGAAGATCCGAAGGAAAAAGGATTGAGAAAAATATTAAATTTTGGTCATACTATTGGTCATGCTATTGAAGCCTATTCTATAGAACACACAGCACATCCACTCTTGCATGGCGAAGCAATTGCTATTGGCATGATTGCAGAAGCATATTTATCACATCAAAAAACTGATTTATCAGAAAATGAATTGGCTGATATTGTACAATTGATTTTACAATATTTCCCGAAGCAAGACATAGCCTCATATCCTATTGAAAATATTATTCAATTGATGTTGATGGATAAAAAGAATAAAGGAAACGATATTCAAGCTGCATTATTAACATCTATTGGTGCGTGTGCTTACAACATTAGCATAGATGAAGAAGATATTATAGATGGCATTAATTTCTATATTAATTTGTAA